The Candidatus Neptunochlamydia sp. REUL1 DNA segment GTTGTTTCCAAATCCAATTCGCTTTTTGACTTTTTGCCTCTTCATAGCTTAAAACGTCTAATTGCCTAAAACACTCTAAACTCCCCTCACCGTTCACCATCAAAGACATTTGACCTCCCTACCTTTTCGAATTCTCTAACTAATGTATATAATGACAATTATATACATTACTTGGAACCTTCCAAAAAATCAAGAAAGTCCCGAAAAACCCTGACGTCTTATTTGTTTGGTAGTCTGCCATCTTTTAGCGTTTGAGGAGTGAGTTGACAAAATATTTATAAGCATCTTATATATTATGAGGTTAAAAAGTAAAAACCACAAGGATGGGTTATGAGCCAAGCCGTTAAAGTAGAAAAAGAACATACGGAAGAGAAAAGTCAAGATAAAGAAAAAGCTAAGTCAACTAAGAAAATCAAAGCAACAATTTATCTCACTGAAGAGGCTGAGCAGGCTTTTGCTGAGCTTTACGCTAAACGTTATGTTGAAGACCGGAAAACCGATCGATCAATGATTGCGTGCGAAGCAATCTTAGATCTTTATAAAAAAGAAAACGAAAGCAAAGACGAGCCACTAGCTCAATCTTAGATTAAGGCCAAGTGCGATGATCAATGAGACAAGTGTGTGCCACTTAGGATTTCCTTTTTCTGAGAGAGTTTTATAAAGACTCTCTCTTCCAAGATGTGCTTTTTTCGCAAGCTCTGACACCCCTCCTTGAGCTTCTGCAACATTTCTAACAGCTAAAAGAAAAAGGTGCTGAGATTCTTCATCCCCTTTAAGACTTTCCTCTAAAGCTGCATTTAAATAAGCAACAGCCTCATCATGATCTCTGAGCTTCTCAATAAGCCAATCTTGGTATTTCTTACTTTTTGCCATATTTTATTTAATCCTCTCGATCCTTATAATCTTCAAGAAACGCTTGGGCATTTTTGATGTCTCTCTTTTGAGAGCTTTTATCTCCTCCACATAGAAGCAAAACCACCTTCATTCCTATTTTAGAATAATAAATCCTTATCCCAGGACCATAATGAATGCGAAGCTCATAAATTCGATTTCCTATCGATTTACAATCACCAAAATTTCCCA contains these protein-coding regions:
- a CDS encoding addiction module antidote protein; its protein translation is MAKSKKYQDWLIEKLRDHDEAVAYLNAALEESLKGDEESQHLFLLAVRNVAEAQGGVSELAKKAHLGRESLYKTLSEKGNPKWHTLVSLIIALGLNLRLS
- a CDS encoding type II toxin-antitoxin system RelE/ParE family toxin — encoded protein: MRYNRVMEIEIEIYETRSGKRPFIDWIDGLNEIHSRAKIFTRLDRLKMGNFGDCKSIGNRIYELRIHYGPGIRIYYSKIGMKVVLLLCGGDKSSQKRDIKNAQAFLEDYKDRED